In Tripterygium wilfordii isolate XIE 37 chromosome 23, ASM1340144v1, whole genome shotgun sequence, one genomic interval encodes:
- the LOC119993306 gene encoding pentatricopeptide repeat-containing protein At1g08070, chloroplastic-like isoform X1, with translation MCTITSKQINQIQALILKAPHPKTLNQLLKLLANSDTPQNAFLLYNQMLHHPTCHNNYTFSHALKACFVSHSHQKGLEIHARVVKSGHLSDIFIQNSLIHFYVTQNEICSARRIFNSISAPDVVSLTSIISGLSKCGYEEEALLIFSKMNVKPNLATLVGVVSACSGLGDLGLGKSVHGYSLRSLDVNGILLDNALLDFYMKCGDFLSAEYLFVYMLKRDVVSWTTMVGGYARRGFCEEAVRIFKNMVQEGEAEPNEATLVNVLSACSSVSGLSLGRWVHSYIYSRPDLLAYSNNVGNALLNMYLKCGDVDMAIQVFNTLIHKDIISWSTIIRGMAMNGCVKQALQLFSLMLVHGIVPDDVAFLGLLSAGSHAGLVGQGLMFFKAMESVYGVVPQMQHYACMVDMYGRAGRLEEAEAFIRTMPLQADGPVWGALLNACRIHGDDEMFKRIRVGLLNSRGVSIGTFALLSNTYASSDRWDDANEVRDAMRSMGLKKMAGRSWIETVPANSGQDFDACLAEAAK, from the coding sequence ATGTGCACCATAACATCGAAACAAATAAACCAAATTCAAGCTTTGATTCTCAAAGCCCCTCACCCCAAAACCCTGAATCAGCTACTGAAACTCCTAGCGAACTCAGATACTCCACAAAATGCCTTTCTCCTCTACAACCAAATGCTTCACCACCCAACATGTCACAATAATTACACATTTTCTCATGCCCTCAAGGCCTGCTTCGTGTCCCACTCGCACCAAAAGGGCCTGGAGATCCATGCCCGGGTTGTCAAGTCGGGTCACCTTTCCGATATATTCATTCAGAACTCCTTGATTCATTTCTATGTGACCCAGAATGAGATTTGCTCTGCTCGCCGGATTTTCAACTCTATATCCGCCCCCGACGTCGTTTCATTGACTAGTATTATTTCTGGGCTTTCTAAGTGTGGGTATGAAGAGGAGGCTTTActcattttttcaaaaatgaacGTGAAACCCAACTTGGCTACCCTTGTTGGTGTTGTCTCTGCTTGTTCTGGTTTAGGCGATCTTGGGCTTGGTAAATCGGTGCATGGTTATAGTTTGAGGAGTTTGGATGTTAATGGGATTCTGTTGGATAATGCATTGCTGGACTTTTACATGAAATGTGGGGATTTCTTGAGTGCAGAGTACCTGTTTGTGTATATGCTGAAGAGAGATGTGGTGTCTTGGACTACAATGGTTGGCGGTTATGCACGGAGAGGATTTTGTGAAGAAGCTGTTAGGATATTTAAAAAcatggtgcaagaaggagaAGCCGAGCCTAATGAGGCCACTCTGGTGAATGTGTTGTCAGCATGTTCTTCTGTCAGTGGGTTAAGTTTGGGGCGTTGGGTGCACTCTTATATTTATTCACGTCCCGATCTTTTAGCCTATAGTAACAACGTTGGAAATGCTCTTCTCAATATGTACCTTAAATGTGGGGATGTAGACATGGCAATTCAAGTTTTCAACACTCTTATTCACAAGGATATCATATCATGGAGTACCATTATCCGAGGTATGGCAATGAACGGTTGTGTTAAGCAAGCATTGCAGCTCTTCTCATTGATGTTGGTTCATGGGATAGTTCCTGATGATGTTGCCTTCCTAGGTTTGTTATCTGCGGGCAGTCATGCAGGGCTTGTTGGTCAAGGGTTGATGTTCTTCAAAGCTATGGAAAGTGTTTATGGGGTTGTACCTCAGATGCAACATTATGCATGCATGGTTGATATGTATGGACGAGCTGGGAGGTTGGAGGAAGCAGAGGCTTTTATTAGAACAATGCCTTTACAAGCTGATGGGCCGGTGTGGGGAGCTCTGCTCAATGCTTGTAGAATACATGGAGATGATGAGATGTTCAAGCGAATCAGGGTGGGACTCCTCAACTCAAGAGGAGTGAGCATTGGAACATTTGCGTTATTATCGAACACTTACGCCAGTTCTGATCGATGGGATGATGCCAATGAGGTTCGTGATGCAATGAGATCAATGGGGTTGAAGAAGATGGCTGGTCGCAGCTGGATTGAAACTGTCCCAGCCAACTCTGGACAGGACTTTGATGCATGTCTTGCTGAGGCAGCAAAGTAA
- the LOC119993306 gene encoding pentatricopeptide repeat-containing protein At4g38010-like isoform X2, with protein MCTITSKQINQIQALILKAPHPKTLNQLLKLLANSDTPQNAFLLYNQMLHHPTCHNNYTFSHALKACFVSHSHQKGLEIHARVVKSGHLSDIFIQNSLIHFYVTQNEICSARRIFNSISAPDVVSLTSIISGLSKCGYEEEALLIFSKMNVKPNLATLVGVVSACSGLGDLGLGKSVHGYSLRSLDVNGILLDNALLDFYMKCGDFLSAEYLFVYMLKRDVVSWTTMVGGYARRGFCEEAVRIFKNMVQEGEAEPNEATLVNVLSACSSVSGLSLGRWVHSYIYSRPDLLAYSNNVGNALLNMYLKCGDVDMAIQVFNTLIHKDIISWSTIIRGLLSAGSHAGLVGQGLMFFKAMESVYGVVPQMQHYACMVDMYGRAGRLEEAEAFIRTMPLQADGPVWGALLNACRIHGDDEMFKRIRVGLLNSRGVSIGTFALLSNTYASSDRWDDANEVRDAMRSMGLKKMAGRSWIETVPANSGQDFDACLAEAAK; from the exons ATGTGCACCATAACATCGAAACAAATAAACCAAATTCAAGCTTTGATTCTCAAAGCCCCTCACCCCAAAACCCTGAATCAGCTACTGAAACTCCTAGCGAACTCAGATACTCCACAAAATGCCTTTCTCCTCTACAACCAAATGCTTCACCACCCAACATGTCACAATAATTACACATTTTCTCATGCCCTCAAGGCCTGCTTCGTGTCCCACTCGCACCAAAAGGGCCTGGAGATCCATGCCCGGGTTGTCAAGTCGGGTCACCTTTCCGATATATTCATTCAGAACTCCTTGATTCATTTCTATGTGACCCAGAATGAGATTTGCTCTGCTCGCCGGATTTTCAACTCTATATCCGCCCCCGACGTCGTTTCATTGACTAGTATTATTTCTGGGCTTTCTAAGTGTGGGTATGAAGAGGAGGCTTTActcattttttcaaaaatgaacGTGAAACCCAACTTGGCTACCCTTGTTGGTGTTGTCTCTGCTTGTTCTGGTTTAGGCGATCTTGGGCTTGGTAAATCGGTGCATGGTTATAGTTTGAGGAGTTTGGATGTTAATGGGATTCTGTTGGATAATGCATTGCTGGACTTTTACATGAAATGTGGGGATTTCTTGAGTGCAGAGTACCTGTTTGTGTATATGCTGAAGAGAGATGTGGTGTCTTGGACTACAATGGTTGGCGGTTATGCACGGAGAGGATTTTGTGAAGAAGCTGTTAGGATATTTAAAAAcatggtgcaagaaggagaAGCCGAGCCTAATGAGGCCACTCTGGTGAATGTGTTGTCAGCATGTTCTTCTGTCAGTGGGTTAAGTTTGGGGCGTTGGGTGCACTCTTATATTTATTCACGTCCCGATCTTTTAGCCTATAGTAACAACGTTGGAAATGCTCTTCTCAATATGTACCTTAAATGTGGGGATGTAGACATGGCAATTCAAGTTTTCAACACTCTTATTCACAAGGATATCATATCATGGAGTACCATTATCCGAG GTTTGTTATCTGCGGGCAGTCATGCAGGGCTTGTTGGTCAAGGGTTGATGTTCTTCAAAGCTATGGAAAGTGTTTATGGGGTTGTACCTCAGATGCAACATTATGCATGCATGGTTGATATGTATGGACGAGCTGGGAGGTTGGAGGAAGCAGAGGCTTTTATTAGAACAATGCCTTTACAAGCTGATGGGCCGGTGTGGGGAGCTCTGCTCAATGCTTGTAGAATACATGGAGATGATGAGATGTTCAAGCGAATCAGGGTGGGACTCCTCAACTCAAGAGGAGTGAGCATTGGAACATTTGCGTTATTATCGAACACTTACGCCAGTTCTGATCGATGGGATGATGCCAATGAGGTTCGTGATGCAATGAGATCAATGGGGTTGAAGAAGATGGCTGGTCGCAGCTGGATTGAAACTGTCCCAGCCAACTCTGGACAGGACTTTGATGCATGTCTTGCTGAGGCAGCAAAGTAA